A genomic segment from Gossypium hirsutum isolate 1008001.06 chromosome D04, Gossypium_hirsutum_v2.1, whole genome shotgun sequence encodes:
- the LOC107899507 gene encoding vacuolar protein-sorting-associated protein 37 homolog 1: protein MFRFWGSQEQQAQPHPQEDSSHSWYPPPGVSSTNSSRPSTPGSSASNSFNLQRPSERPHSPSQVSPSEAAGIIALLKDKSVDELRKLLSDKDAYNQFLLSVDQVKIQNNIRDELRKETLQLARNNLDKEPQIMELRNQCRIIWTTELAAALEKLNDLERQKEEILKFYSPASFINRLQDAMNETDKESEMVNRQLLEKEIDLGTFVQKYKKLRTSYHRRALIHLAAKTSI from the exons ATGTTCAGGTTCTG GGGTTCACAGGAGCAACAAGCTCAGCCACATCCACAAGAGGATTCTTCACATTCTTGGTATCCTCCTCCTGGTGTTAGCTCCACAAATTCTTCCCGGCCTTCAACGCCAGGTAGCAGTGCATCTAACAGCTTCAACTTACAGAGGCCTTCAGAAAGGCCACATTCTCCCTCACAAGTTTCACCCTCTGAAGCTGCAGGAATCATTGCTCTTTTAAAGGACAAAAG TGTTGATGAATTACGGAAGCTTTTGTCTGACAAGGATGCATACAATCAGTTCTTACTATCAGTTGACCAGGTTAAAATCCAAAACAAT ATAAGAGATGAACTTCGGAAGGAGACTTTGCAGCTTGCAA GGAACAATTTGGATAAAGAACCACAAATAATGGAGCTAAGAAACCAG TGCAGGATTATCTGGACAACAGAGCTTGCCGCAGCTTTGGAAAAACTAAATGATCTTGAGAGGCAGAAAGAAGAGATCCTGAAGTTCTACTCCCCAGCATCATTTATCAACAGGCTTCAAG ATGCAATGAATGAGACAGATAAGGAATCAGAAATGGTGAACAGGCAACTCCTTGAGAAGGAGATAGATCTGGGGACTTTCGTGCAGAAGTACAAGAAGCTCCGGACCAGTTACCACCGCCGTGCTCTCATCCACCTTGCGGCTAAAACATCTATCTGA